One window from the genome of Drosophila albomicans strain 15112-1751.03 chromosome 2L, ASM965048v2, whole genome shotgun sequence encodes:
- the LOC117564833 gene encoding calmodulin-lysine N-methyltransferase — translation MSANLVQKKSNRNRNRKTKLSSNYEKQEKEAEEEQQQQLQQQQQQQTERKLTRTSPTHIATISLMLQYDIDNTLNALKEHTHSKTRQRNALMDLATNNHSNSSNSHNNNCNHNKDEDNNLEEMPSQTPISAGSPSVEEELEMEDIVTGKTCVGVSNGFMPPTPPATPNLQNTAQKRWRILAKVLRKDSEETVSSSSDEFSEEQTASVRRFKSFDLLRQDSFEDHVSLKCLGKTENWYKYRMQLHNDIEYSVNIHHMERQLTANDLMGFNNTGNICVWPSEEALTALVLSDLAAYRGKWILELGGGFTSLAGLMLAKYAKPYAVHLTDGNEVSVENVRKTVCLNELSCYTKCSVLKWQESAARAHAEQDKFEYILCADCLFFDEARSALVDTIWYYLAPHGIALIMAPRRGRTLNVFRDECVARGFRVELATRYNETIWQRHLQLKTDSALYDEDLHYPLLLRLCKSHS, via the coding sequence ATGTCAGCAAACTTAGTACAAAAGAAATCAAACAGaaatagaaacagaaaaaCGAAACTGAGCAGCAACTACGAGAAGCAGGAaaaggaggcggaggaggagcaacagcaacagctacagcagcaacagcaacagcagacggAAAGGAAGCTAACAAGAACGAGTCCAACACATATTGCGACCATATCGCTGATGCTGCAATACGATATCGATAATACGCTGAATGCGCTCAAGGAGCACACGCATTCAAAGACGCGGCAACGCAATGCGCTAATGGATCTGGCAAcaaacaaccacagcaacagcagcaacagccacaataacaattgtaatcacaacaaagACGAGGATAACAATCTCGAGGAGATGCCATCACAAACTCCAATCTCAGCGGGCAGCCCCAGTGTCGAGGAGGAACTTGAAATGGAGGACATTGTCACGGGCAAAACCTGCGTCGGTGTCAGCAATGGGTTTATGCCGCCCACGCCGCCAGCCACGCCCAATTTGCAGAACACGGCGCAAAAACGTTGGCGCATACTGGCCAAAGTGCTGCGCAAAGATTCCGAGGAAACGGTGAGCTCCTCCAGCGATGAATTTAGCGAGGAGCAAACGGCATCGGTGCGACGTTTCAAGAGCTTTGATCTGTTGCGTCAAGACAGCTTCGAGGATCATGTGAGCCTCAAGTGTTTGGGGAAGACGGAGAATTGGTACAAGTATCGCATGCAGCTGCACAACGACATCGAGTACTCGGTGAACATTCACCACATGGAACGCCAGCTGACTGCCAACGATCTCATGGGTTTCAACAACACGGGCAACATTTGCGTCTGGCCCTCGGAGGAAGCTCTCACCGCTCTGGTGCTGTCCGATCTGGCGGCGTATCGCGGCAAATGGATCTTGGAGCTGGGCGGTGGCTTCACCTCGTTGGCCGGCCTCATGTTGGCCAAGTATGCCAAACCCTATGCGGTGCATCTGACGGATGGCAATGAGGTGAGCGTGGAGAATGTCCGCAAGACTGTGTGCCTCAACGAGCTAAGTTGCTACACCAAATGCTCGGTGCTCAAGTGGCAGGAATCCGCAGCTCGTGCCCACGCCGAGCAGGACAAGTTCGAGTACATCTTGTGTGCGGATTGTCTGTTCTTCGACGAGGCTCGCTCCGCGCTGGTCGATACCATCTGGTATTATTTGGCACCCCATGGCATTGCGCTCATCATGGCGCCGCGCCGTGGTCGCACGTTGAATGTGTTCCGGGATGAGTGTGTGGCACGTGGCTTCCGCGTTGAGTTGGCCACGCGCTACAACGAGACCATCTGGCAACGGCATCTGCAGCTCAAGACGGACTCGGCGCTCTACGATGAGGATCTGCACTATCCGCTGCTCTTGCGTCTCTGCAAATCGCACAGCTAG